The sequence TTCGCGCTCGTCGAACGCCGGCTCGCCCAGGCGGTAGTCGACGTACTCGAGTGCGGCATTGCCCGAATAGCTGGAGATCGGGAACACCGACTTCAACGCGGCATGCAAACCCTTGTCGCCGCGCTGTTTCGGCGCGACATGCTCCTGCAGAAACTCCCGGTAGGAATCAGTCTGGATGGTCAGCAGGTTCGGCACGCCCAGTACGGGCGGACGCTTGCCAAAATCCTTGCGGATGCGTTTCTTCTCGGTAAACGAGTAGGCCATGATCGGTAGCGCCTCGGTTCGCAGTGACGCCGGTGGTGCACGCACCGGCTGAATGAAAAAACTGTATTTGCCGGATGGCCAAGGCCATCCGGGCGGGGATGCGGGAATCGAGAATAGGGAATCGGCAAAGCCCGAAGGCCGGTGCTGCTGACGATTCCCTATTCTCCATTCCCCATTCCCGTTCAAACGGGCAAAGCCCGGGGGCTTTCGCCCCCAGGCTTGCTTGACGCTAGATCAAACTGACGGCGCGCAAGGGCGCCGATTACTTCAGTTCGACCGTGGCGCCGGCAGCTTCGAGGTCCTTCTTGAACTTCTCGGCGTCTTCCTTCGACACGGCTTCCTTCAGGACGCCACCGGCCTCGGTGAGGTCCTTGGCTTCCTTCAGGCCCAGGCCGGTGATCGCGCGGACAGCCTTGATCACGTCGACCTTCTTGGCGCCGGCGGTCTTCAGGATGACGTCGAACTCGGTCTGCGCTTCGGCAACCGGGGCAGCAGCGGCCGGGCCGGCCACGGCAACCGGAGCGGCGGCGGTCACGCCAAACTTCTCTTCGATGGCCTTCACCAGGTCCATCACTTCCATCAGCGACTTGGCGGCGACGGCTTCAACGATCTGTTCGTTGGTCAGGGACATTTTGTTTTACCTCTGGAAATGGATTCGGTTTGTAAGACGAAAGAACTCAGGCGGGCTCGGCTTCGGCCGGTGCTTCGGCAGCGACTTCGCCACCACCCTGCTGATCGGCCACGGCCTTGATCACGCGGGCGAACATCGTGGCCGGCTCGGCCAGCACACGGGCCAGCATGGCCAGCGCCTGTTCGCGGGTCGGCAGCGAGGCCAGCACGTCGACGTGCTCGGCCGGAAGCAGCTTGCCTTCCACCGAGACGAGCTTCGCCTTCAGCTTGTCGTTGCCCTTGGCGAATTCCTTGATCAGACGCCCGGCGGCACCGGGTTCTTCCGTCGAGAATGCGTACAGCAGCGGACCGACCAGGGCGTCCTTGACGACCTCGAATTCGGTACCAGCCACGGCGCGCGACGCCAGCGTGTTCTTGACAACTCGCAAGTACACACCGGATTCGCGGGCCTTCTTGCGCATCGCGGTCATCTGAGCGACCGTGGTGCCCGCATACTCGGCAGCGACCAGGGAGTGAGCCTTCGCGGCAACTTCTGCCAGTTCTGCGACTACTTCTTGCTTCTGAGACAGATTGAGAGCCATTGCACTCCTCCAAATGAACTCCGCTTGCGGCTCCTGCCGCTTGCGGTCCTGGGCGACGCCATCCGTGACGTCGGGGACGCTACGCGTCCCGGGTGTTGGCCTTTCCAGAACAAATCGAACGATTCCAGAAGGGGCAGCACCATCTGCGCAGGCCGGATTTGCGAGAAACCCGATTAAGCGATCCCGTTGGCGACGCGGCGATTCCATGCCAAAACCGAGCTCCCTGCCCGTCGTCGTCGCGCGTTGATCGCGCCTGCGGTCTTTGACAGCGGTCCCGACTTTCCTGCGAAGGTCGGAACTGCCCTCAAAAACTGCCCGCACCGGCACCAGGCCAGTACGGGACTTGATTCTTACTTCGCGGAGATGGCCAGCGACGAGGTATCAACGGCAACGCCGACGCCCATCGTGCTGGACAACGCCACTTTCTGCAGGAACTGGCCCTTCGCGGTGGCCGGCTTGGCCTTCAGCAGGTCGGCGATCAGCGTGTTGAGGTTGTCCGCCAGCTGGGCGGCCTCGAAGCTGGCCTTGCCGATGGTGGCGTGGATGATGCCCGCCTTGTCGTTGCGGAACTTCACCTGGCCGGCCTTGGCGTTCTTCACCGCGGTAGCGACGTCGGCGGTGACCGAGCCATCCTTCGGGTTCGGCATCAGGCCGCGCGGGCCGAGCAGCTGGCCCAGCTTGCCGACCACGCGCATCGCGTCCGGCGTGGCGATCACGCGACCGAAGTCGAGATCACCGCCCTGCATGCGCTCGGCTAGGTCGTCCATGCCGACAGCATCGGCGCCGGCAGCCTTGGCTGCCTCGGCCTTCTCGCCCGGCGGGCAGAACACGGCCACCTTGACGGTCTTGCCGGTGCCATGCGGCAGCAGCGAGGAACCGCGCACGCCCTGGTCGGACTTCTTCGCGTCGATGCCCAGACGCACGGCCACGTCCACCGACTCGGCGAACTTCGCCTTGGCGTTGTCCTTGACGATCTTCAGGGCTTCTTCCAGGCCATAGAACTTGCCCGGCTGCACCGCGGCCTGCGCCGACTTCATACGTTTCGTGAGCTTTGCCATGTCTTAACCCTCCACCACAAGGCCCATGCTGCGGGCGCTACCGGCAATGGTGCGCACCGCGGCGTCGAGATCGGCAGCCGTCAGATCCGGCTCCTTCTGCTTGGCAATGTCTTCCAGCTGCTTGCGGGTGACCTTGCCCACCTTGTCGGTGTTCGGCTTCTGCGAACCCTTGGCGACGCCGGTGGCCTTCTTCAGAAGGATCGTGGCGGGCGGGGTCTTGGTGATGAAGGTGAAGCTGCGGTCGGAGTACGCGGTGATGATGGTCGGAATCGGCAGACCCGGCTCCAGCTTCTGCGTGGCGGCATTGAACGCCTTGCAGAACTCCATGATGTTCAGGCCGCGCTGGCCGAGGGCGGGGCCCACCGGCGGCGACGGGTTGGCCTGACCGGCCTTGACCTGCAGTTTGATGTAACCGACAACTTTCTTTGCCATGGGATTTTCCTCGCGAGTTCAGGCGCCTTGCGGCTCCTCGCTGTTCACCGTTCCGTGGATGGAAGGAAGATCTGCCTCGTGCAGATCCGAAACGCAGGCACGCCGGGCCAAAAAGACCCCGCGTGAACCGCGCAGTATAGAGATTTACCGGATCATCAGCAAGCCCCGTGCCAGTTGCGGCACCTGGGGGAAATCAAAAGCGGAGCGGATCGGGTTGGTCGGAGTCCACTCTCCCCCGCAGGCGGGGAAGGGCGAAGGTGCCGAGCGGGTTCGCTTCGGGCAACCTTCTCCCTGGACTCAGGCCTTTTCGACCTGGCCGAACTCCAGTTCTACCGGGGTGGAGCGGCCGAAGATCAGTACCGCCACGCGCAGGCGACTCTTCTCGTAGTTGACTTCCTCGACCACGCCGTTGAAATCGTTGAACGGGCCCTCGGTGACGCGCACCATCTCACCCGGCTCGAACAGCACCTTGGGCTTGGGTTTCTCGACACCCTCGCGCACGCGACTGAGGATGGCGTCGGCCTCGCTGTCCTTGATTGGCAGCGGGCGGTCGGCGGTGCCGCCGATGAACCCCATCACCTTCGGGGTTTCCTTGATCAGATGCCAGCATTCGTCGTCGATCCGGGGCGACTTGCCCTCGGTGTTCGTCTCGATCTGCACCAGCACGTAGCCAGGGAAGAACTTGCGATCGCTGCGGCGCTTCTGGCCACCGCGCATCTCGATCACTTCCTCGGTCGGCACCAGCACTTCGCCGAACTTCTCTTCCATCGCGGCACGCTTGACGCGCTCCTCGAGGGAACGCTTCACCTGGTTCTCGAAGCCCGAATAGGCGTGCACCACGTACCAGCGCTTGCTCATGCTCACCTCAGCTACCCAGCTTCAGCAGCCAGTCGAGAATGACCGACTTCAGGATCAGGTCGATAAGACCTAGCAGCAACGACAGCACGATCACCACCAGGATGATGATGCCGGTCGTCTTGATCGTCTCGTCGCGAGTCGGCCAGACCACCTTGCGCATCTCGAACTGCGACTCGGCGATGAAATTCCGCACCCGCCGGCCCAGCGCGGTGAACGCGGCGATCGCCAGCGCCACCACAAATGCGGCCAGCACGCCCAGCAGGCGTACCGACGAGGAAATGCTGCCGTCCCGACCGAACCAGGAATAGGCGAAGATACCGGCAGCCAGCACCAGACCCGCCAGTACCAGCTTGCCGATGTCGGCGGCGTTCGTGCCCTTGGGCTGTTCTGCCTTGGTATTCATGTACTAGCGACTCGGTGTCAGCAGCATGCCGTGCCTTGCGGCCGGCCCTGCCATCGTCACCCGTCTCGGTCCTCGGGGAAGTGGCACGCCAGGAGGGACTTGAACCCCCAACCTGCGGTTTTGGAGACCGCTGCTCTGCCAATTGAGCTACTGGCGTAAAACGGAAATTGGGAATAGAGAATCGGGAATGGTAACCGATCTGGAGCGTGTCGTGCTTCGCTCCAGCGATTCCCGATTCCCGACTCTCTATTCCCGGTGTATTACTTGATGACCTTGGCCACCACGCCGGCGCCGACGGTGCGGCCGCCTTCGCGGATGGCGAAACGCAGGCCTTCGTCCATCGCGATCGGGTGGATCAGGCTCACCACCATCTTCACGTTGTCGCCCGGCATCACCATTTCCACGCCTTCCGGCAGCTGGCAGGCGCCGGTCACGTCGGTCGTGCGGAAATAGAACTGCGGACGGTAACCCTTGAAGAACGGCGTATGACGGCCACCCTCGTCCTTCGACAGCACGTAGACTTCGGCTTCGAAATCGGTGTGCGGGGTGATCGTGCCCGGCTTGGCCAGCACCTGGCCACGCTCCACGTCGTCACGCTTCAGGCCGCGCAGCAGCAGACCGGCATTGTCGCCCGCCTGACCCTGGTCCAGCAGCTTGCGGAACATTTCCACGCCGGTCACGGTCGTCTTCTGCGTGTCGCGGATGCCGACCACTTCGATTTCGTCACCGACCTTGATGATTCCGCGCTCGATACGACCGGTCACCACGGTACCGCGGCCCGAGATCGAGAACACGTCTTCCACCGGCATCAGGAACGGCTTGTCGATCGCACGTACCGGCTCCGGGATGTAGCTGTCCAGCGCGTCCACCAGCTTGATGATCGCCGGCACGCCGATCTCGCTCTGATCACCTTCCAGCGCCTTCAGCGCCGAACCGTGGATGATCGGCGTGTCGTCGCCCGGGAAGTCGTACTTGCTGAGCAACTCGCGCACTTCCATCTCGACCAGCTCGAGCAGCTCGGCGTCGTCGACCATGTCCGCCTTGTTCAGGAACACCACGATGTACGGCACGCCGACCTGACGGCTCAGCAGGATGTGCTCGCGCGTCTGCGGCATCGGGCCATCGGCGGCCGAGCACACCAGGATCGCGCCGTCCATCTGCGCCGCACCGGTGATCATGTTCTTCACGTAGTCGGCATGGCCCGGGCAGTCCACGTGCGCGTAGTGGCGGATCGGCGACTCGTATTCCACGTGCGCCGTCGAGATCGTGATGCCGCGCGCCTTCTCTTCCGGCGCCGCGTCGATCGCGCTGTAATCCTTGAACTCGCCACCGAAGCGCTCCGCGCCGACCTTCGTCAGCGCTGCCGTCAGCGTCGTCTTGCCGTGATCCACGTGACCAATCGTGCCGACGTTGACATGCGGCTTGGTGCGTTCGAATTTACCCTTTGCCATGCGCGCTAAACCCCGATGGAGTCAATGAATTGAGAAAACGCCCGTTTCAGGGCCGGCCATGACGGCCGAATGAGTGGTGCTCATGACAGGAATCGAACCTGTGACCTCTTCCTTACCAAGGAAGTGCTCTACCGACTGAGCTACATGAGCAAAGTTTTAGCCATCCTCCATGATGGCAAAGAACAAACCAGCATCCATGCTGGACAATTCAAAAAAGCGTCGATCTATGCAACGACTGCTTCGATCGATGGCACTGGACACTTGTAGCGCAATGGAGCGGAAGGCGGGAATCGAACCCGCGTAATCAGTTTGGAAAACTGATGTTCTACCATTGAACTACTCCCGCCCTGCGCGGAACTCCTGCTCCTGGTCGCGCCACTTTCGCGTCGCGGGTGTCACTTGAAATGCTGGTGGAGGGAGGTGGATTCGAACCACCGAAGGCGTAAGCCAGCAGATTTACAGTCTGCCCCCGTTGGCCGCTTGGGTATCCCTCCAGAATCTTTTTCGAACTTTACTTGTCGCGTGATGCCTGCGTCCGGGAGGTGGATGACTCCGGGCATCCTGCCCTTCGTCTCTTCGGGGCCAGCCCTGCGGGCTGTTCAAATTCGTTCCAGACGAATTTGTCGAACCACCAGAGGCACAAGCCGGCAGATTTACAGCCTGCCACGTTGGCCGCTTGGATATCTGTCCAACAAAGAACGCGTATTGTGTGGATCGGACCCCGAACTGTCAACACCTTGCGGCAGCGATTCCACCCCAGCGAGCGATGTTTCCGCAGATATCGTCAGTCCAGCGAAGCTGCACGCAAGTCGACCAGTTGCTCAATGCCCTTGGACAATTCCAGCAGCTGTTTCGCCTGCGCCTGCAGCCGTCGCTCGTTGTCGTCGCGCGGCTCCCAGCGCGGCACCGGGGTGGGTTTGCCGTCCGGGCTGTCCAGCGCCACGAAGACCATCACGCAACTGGTCGCCAGGCGCTGCTCGTCCTTGCGCAGGTCGCGCGCCAGCACGTCGACCGCCAGGTGCATGCTGCTGGTGCCGGTATGGATCAGGCGCGCCCGCACCGTGACCAGGTCGCCGATCAGGATCGGCGCCACGAACTGGATGCCGCTGACCGAGGCGGTGACGCAATACGCCCCGCTCCAGCCCACCGCGCAGGCATAACCGGCCTGGTCGATCCACTTCATCGCCATGCCGCCATGCACCTTGCCGCCGAAGTTGACATCGGTGGGCTGGGCGAGGAAGCGGAACGTCACTTCGTGCTGTTTTCCGGGCATCGGCTGGCACCTGTCGACGAGATGTCGGGTTCGCATTATGCCCTGACCCGGAAGGCGATCCACGCCGGCGCGTCAGGCCCCGCCCGATGCCGCCAGCGCCCTGCTCCGAAACCGCCGGCACCAGTCGCGGCGAGGTCGCTCAGACGTTGAACAGGAAATGCAGCACATCGCCGTCCTTGACGATGTATTCCTTGCCTTCCTTGCGCAGCCGGCCGGCCGCGGCGGCGCCGGCTTCGCCCTTGTACTGGATGAAGTCGTCGTAGCCGATCGTCTCGGCGCGGATGAAACCCTTCTCGAAATCGCTGTGGATCACACCCGCCGCCTGCGGCGCGCTGGAGCCGCGGCGCAGCTGCCACGCACGCACTTCCTTCACGCCGGCGGTGAAATAGGTCTGCAGGTCGAGCAGCTTGTAGCCGGCGCGGATCACCCGGTTCAGGCCCGGCTCGTCCAGGCCCATGTCCTTCAGGAACTCGTCGCGGTCGGCCTCGTCGAGCTGCGCCAGTTCCTCCTCGATCGCCGCACACACCGGCACCACCTCGGCCCCCTCGGCAACGGCGCGTGCGCGCACGACGTCGAGCAGCGGATTGTTCTCGAAGCCGTCGTCGGCGACGTTGGCGATGTACATCAGCGGCTTCAGGGTGAGCAGGAACAGATCGCGCACCAGCGCCTTCTCTTCCTCGTCCAGACCCAGGCTGCGCGCCGACCTGCCCTCGTTGAGGCCGGCGGACAATTTCTGCAGCACCGGCTTGCGTGCCAGCGCTTCCTTGTCGTTCGCCTTGGCCGCGCGCTCGGCACGGTTCAGCGCCTTGTCCACCGACTCCAGGTCGGCCAGCGCCAGCTCGGTGTCGATCGTCTCGATGTCGGAGATCGGGTCGACCTTGCCGGCCACGTGGATCACGTCGCCCTCGAAGCAGCGCACCACGTGGGCGATCGCGTCCACCTCGCGGATGTGCGCCAGAAACTTGTTGCCCAGGCCTTCGCCCTTCGAGGCGCCGGCGACCAGGCCGGCAATGTCGACGAACTCCACCGCAGTCGGCACCACTTTTTGCGGATTGACGATGGCCGCCAGCGCGTTGAGTCGCGGATCCGGCACCGGCACCACGCCGACGTTCGGCTCGATCGTGCAGAACGGGAAATTCGCCGCGGCGATGCCCGCCTTGGTCAGCGCGTTGAACAGGGTGGACTTGCCGACGTTGGGCAGTCCGACGATGCCGCATTTGATGCCCATGGATAACTCCGAGGTATGTGCTGTTCCGGGCGTCATTCCCACAAAAGCGGGAATCATTGAGCTGCTGCATGCCCCGAGCAAAATGGGTTCCCGCTTGCGCGGGAATGACGGCCGCTACGTTCCAGACGCTGTATGTAGTTGTTGCATCGCCTTGTCGAACTGGCCGTCCACCGCCAGCGGCAGCACGTCCAGCGCGCGGGCGATGCCATCGAGGATCGCATCCTCGTCCGCAGCCGAAGGCCGGCCCAGCACCCACGGCGTGACCTGGTCGCGGTGGCCGGGATGGCCGATACCCACGCGCAGGCGATGGAACCTGCCGTGGCCGAGGTGGGCCATGATGTCGCGCAGGCCGTTCTGGCCGCCGTGGCCGCCGTCGAACTTCAGGCGCACGGTGCCGGGCGGCAGGTCCAGGTCGTCATGCGCGACCAGGCACT is a genomic window of Rhodanobacter thiooxydans containing:
- the rplJ gene encoding 50S ribosomal protein L10 — protein: MALNLSQKQEVVAELAEVAAKAHSLVAAEYAGTTVAQMTAMRKKARESGVYLRVVKNTLASRAVAGTEFEVVKDALVGPLLYAFSTEEPGAAGRLIKEFAKGNDKLKAKLVSVEGKLLPAEHVDVLASLPTREQALAMLARVLAEPATMFARVIKAVADQQGGGEVAAEAPAEAEPA
- the rplL gene encoding 50S ribosomal protein L7/L12, producing the protein MSLTNEQIVEAVAAKSLMEVMDLVKAIEEKFGVTAAAPVAVAGPAAAAPVAEAQTEFDVILKTAGAKKVDVIKAVRAITGLGLKEAKDLTEAGGVLKEAVSKEDAEKFKKDLEAAGATVELK
- the pth gene encoding aminoacyl-tRNA hydrolase, which encodes MAGLRLIVGLGNPGAEYLRTRHNAGFWLVDALASGQGERFAFDGKLHGEACRVRLGGEPVWLLKPATFMNKSGIAVVSALRYYKIEPEQCLVAHDDLDLPPGTVRLKFDGGHGGQNGLRDIMAHLGHGRFHRLRVGIGHPGHRDQVTPWVLGRPSAADEDAILDGIARALDVLPLAVDGQFDKAMQQLHTASGT
- the rplA gene encoding 50S ribosomal protein L1, coding for MAKLTKRMKSAQAAVQPGKFYGLEEALKIVKDNAKAKFAESVDVAVRLGIDAKKSDQGVRGSSLLPHGTGKTVKVAVFCPPGEKAEAAKAAGADAVGMDDLAERMQGGDLDFGRVIATPDAMRVVGKLGQLLGPRGLMPNPKDGSVTADVATAVKNAKAGQVKFRNDKAGIIHATIGKASFEAAQLADNLNTLIADLLKAKPATAKGQFLQKVALSSTMGVGVAVDTSSLAISAK
- the tuf gene encoding elongation factor Tu: MAKGKFERTKPHVNVGTIGHVDHGKTTLTAALTKVGAERFGGEFKDYSAIDAAPEEKARGITISTAHVEYESPIRHYAHVDCPGHADYVKNMITGAAQMDGAILVCSAADGPMPQTREHILLSRQVGVPYIVVFLNKADMVDDAELLELVEMEVRELLSKYDFPGDDTPIIHGSALKALEGDQSEIGVPAIIKLVDALDSYIPEPVRAIDKPFLMPVEDVFSISGRGTVVTGRIERGIIKVGDEIEVVGIRDTQKTTVTGVEMFRKLLDQGQAGDNAGLLLRGLKRDDVERGQVLAKPGTITPHTDFEAEVYVLSKDEGGRHTPFFKGYRPQFYFRTTDVTGACQLPEGVEMVMPGDNVKMVVSLIHPIAMDEGLRFAIREGGRTVGAGVVAKVIK
- a CDS encoding acyl-CoA thioesterase, which codes for MPGKQHEVTFRFLAQPTDVNFGGKVHGGMAMKWIDQAGYACAVGWSGAYCVTASVSGIQFVAPILIGDLVTVRARLIHTGTSSMHLAVDVLARDLRKDEQRLATSCVMVFVALDSPDGKPTPVPRWEPRDDNERRLQAQAKQLLELSKGIEQLVDLRAASLD
- the nusG gene encoding transcription termination/antitermination protein NusG, yielding MSKRWYVVHAYSGFENQVKRSLEERVKRAAMEEKFGEVLVPTEEVIEMRGGQKRRSDRKFFPGYVLVQIETNTEGKSPRIDDECWHLIKETPKVMGFIGGTADRPLPIKDSEADAILSRVREGVEKPKPKVLFEPGEMVRVTEGPFNDFNGVVEEVNYEKSRLRVAVLIFGRSTPVELEFGQVEKA
- the ychF gene encoding redox-regulated ATPase YchF encodes the protein MGIKCGIVGLPNVGKSTLFNALTKAGIAAANFPFCTIEPNVGVVPVPDPRLNALAAIVNPQKVVPTAVEFVDIAGLVAGASKGEGLGNKFLAHIREVDAIAHVVRCFEGDVIHVAGKVDPISDIETIDTELALADLESVDKALNRAERAAKANDKEALARKPVLQKLSAGLNEGRSARSLGLDEEEKALVRDLFLLTLKPLMYIANVADDGFENNPLLDVVRARAVAEGAEVVPVCAAIEEELAQLDEADRDEFLKDMGLDEPGLNRVIRAGYKLLDLQTYFTAGVKEVRAWQLRRGSSAPQAAGVIHSDFEKGFIRAETIGYDDFIQYKGEAGAAAAGRLRKEGKEYIVKDGDVLHFLFNV
- the rplK gene encoding 50S ribosomal protein L11 gives rise to the protein MAKKVVGYIKLQVKAGQANPSPPVGPALGQRGLNIMEFCKAFNAATQKLEPGLPIPTIITAYSDRSFTFITKTPPATILLKKATGVAKGSQKPNTDKVGKVTRKQLEDIAKQKEPDLTAADLDAAVRTIAGSARSMGLVVEG
- the secE gene encoding preprotein translocase subunit SecE yields the protein MNTKAEQPKGTNAADIGKLVLAGLVLAAGIFAYSWFGRDGSISSSVRLLGVLAAFVVALAIAAFTALGRRVRNFIAESQFEMRKVVWPTRDETIKTTGIIILVVIVLSLLLGLIDLILKSVILDWLLKLGS